CTGCCGATGGATATAAAAGGAACAAAAGGCATATATCTCTTTTGTTTTCCCTTACCTAACAATATAAATATTCCTGCTATAGCTCCGGAATATACGGAGAGTAGCAAAGCTATGGCTGTGAGCTTTAAACCCAAAAACAGACCTATAGAAGTCATTATCTTCAGGTCACCACCACCCATCCCCTCTTTTTTAAAGATCATCAGAGATAGATAAGCGATTGCCAATACAACTCCTCCCCCCAAGGCTCCACCATAAATACCGTATAAAACATCTATATTTATGCCTGCAAAATTCATAATAAATGCGCTAACAGAAAGTACTATCGGAAGAATGTCGGGCACTATAAAATGTTCTATATCTATAAAAGAAGCAATGATCAATATGCAAACAAATATAAGCCCTGGGATTAATTTAGCTGATAATCCTGTTTTTATATAAATAAGAGTAAAAAGAATACCTGTTGTTATCTCAACAAGAGGATATACCAACGATATTTTAGACCCACAATATCTGCATTTCCCCTTTAATCGTATATAGCTAAATACAGGCACTAAATCTGATACCTTTAGCCTAGTGTCACAATCAGTACAGTGTGAAGGTGGATATGCTATAGATGCCTTTTTAGGTATCCTGGCTATACAAACATTTAAAAAACTTCCTATTACCAAACCAAATAAAAATATAACTACATTATGCGTCCACATATCTTCTCCTCTATTTTTTAGCTAAACACTTATGAGCAGCTCATTTGCCTTGTATAAGTTTATACTATATATCTACAGTTAAACTTTTTATCAGTTTACCAATTAATCGCTAACCTTTGCTAGGGTGTATGATAACCTGTAGCTGCGACTGAAGAACATTCATACAAATGAATATTCGGAAATAACTACGACTCATGCCATTTCGAAAATACCAAGCTTTTCTAAACTTGCTTAAAGCTAAACTGTTATTTTCTCCATTCCATGCGTCAAGTTATTTTAACCGAATATTTCTTCAAGGGATTCGTTTACTTTATATGTAAGTTTTTATTCCATGTTCTAATCAAAACACTGTGCATACCGCATCACACTAGATCGAAATCCTGGTCAACTACTGGGAGTCCCCCATTCAACATCTGTGCCACTTACTATCATAGTATATCCTTTTTCTTTATATTCTTTTGATTGAGGTTCTGTTTCAAAGTCATCTGGCAGATATGGACCATACTCTTTCCCATCATAAGTAACCTCAACTTTTAGATCCTCTACAGTTGATACTTCTGATAGGTCATCATCTCCGCTTTCTGCAATATATAATTGCAATGCACTTTGTGCCGTCCTCAAGTTAGCATCATCCACCTTAACCCTTGCATTTTCTGTGGTATTCCCGAAAACAGGTATTGCAATCATTACGAGTATTGCCAGTATGGCTAACACCACAACAAGTTCAATCAGAGTAAACCCCTTATCATCTTTTAATAATTTATTAAACTTTTTCGCCTTCATCCCCCTCACCTCCCTTCTACGAAATAAAATTATACATATTAAACATAGGCAATGCTATAGAAAGAACTATAAAACCTACAACTACCGCCAAAATTATTATCACTACAGGCTCTATGAGAGTGGTGAGCCTTGTCAATGCTACTTCTGTCTCGTTCTCATAAAAACTGGCAATTTTGAGAAGCATCTCATCCAATGTGCCTGACTCTTCCCCTACCCTTATCATCTGAATAACCATAGGGGGAAAAATATTAAAACTGTCAAGTGGTTCAGACAGCTTCAATCCTTGTTGAATATGACTTTTGGACTGTTGAAACCTATCCTTATATACTTCATTATCCACTATGTTTTCCACCATATCCAATGATTGTATCAAAGGTATTCCGCTTTTTAAAAGCCCTCCCAATGCCATGGCGAATCGATATGTTATAATCTTTTGGAGGGTAGGCCCATACACAGGCAACTTGAGTTTTAGGCCATCAAATCTTGCTTTTGACTGTGGGCGTTTTTTCCTATAGTGTATAATAGACGCCAATGCTGAAATACCTAAAACTATTAAAACCCAATATCTCTTTAAGAAATTACTTATTGCAAGTATAGCTTTAGTAGGACCGGGTAGTTCTTGTCCAAATCCTTCAAATATGCTAACAAACATAGGCACCACTGTAACTAACAAAAAAATAACTACAATAATTGCCACAATTAATACCAGTACAGGATAAACCATTGCATTCTGTATCTTCTTTTTCATTTTAAATTCCCGTCCATAATACATTTCCATGCGTTTGAAGGTTTCATCAAGAGTTCCACTCGTTTCTCCAGCCTCTACCATACTTATCAGCATTTTAGGAAAAACATCTTTTGCCATCTTCATAGCTTGTGAAAGATATTTACCCTTTTGCACCTCTTCAAAAATACAATTAAGGGCGATTAACATTTTAGGATTGCTTTCCTGTTTTCTCAATATATCAAGACAGGTGACAAGGGGAATACCAGAACTCAACAATACGCTAAACTGCCTACAGAACATGGATAGGTCTTTAGTAGTAATTTTATTAAACAATCTTGTTTCCTTCAGGCTATTGCGAGTTTTGGACTTTTTAATCTCTGTAGGGAAAAACCCCTTCTCATTTAACATTGAGATCAAAACTCTTTCACTGCTGGACTCATATAATCCTTCGATTGTCTTTCCGGACATATCTTTAGCTTTATAATAATACCTCTCCATTTTATATCACTCTCCTATGAGTCTCAATAATACATCTAGTTCAGAAGAGTGATTTATCGCATCTTCTTTGCTTATCATTCCTTTTAAATATAGTTCTGCCAGTTGTGAATCCATTGTCTTCATTCCATATTTACCCCCGGTTTGGATTGAATTTGCAATCTGGTGTACTTTGCTTTCACGAATCATATTCCTAATCGCCGGTGTTACAACCATGGTTTCTGGAGCCAGTATCCGACCTTTTCCATCCCTTAAGGGAATGAGTTGCTGGGATACAACCCCTTTAAGCACCATAGAAAGCTGTACTCTGATCTGCTGCTGGCTAGAAGGTGGAAAAACATCAATTATTCTGTCTATGGTCTTTACTGCACCAATTGTGTGAAGAGTTGACAATACAAGATGTCCTGTCTCAGCAGCAGTCAATGCTGTTGATATAGTTTCCAAGTCTCTCATCTCACCCACCAATATAACATCAGGGTCTTGTCGCAGCGCTGCCCTTAGCCCCCGATTAAAATTCAACGCATCATTGTGTATTTCTCTTTGATTAACTATGCTTTTATTGTTTCTGTGCAAATATTCAATAGGATCCTCCAGCGTAATTATATGTTTGCTTTGGTTGTTGTTTATGTAATCTATCATAGAGGCAAGCGTAGTGGTTTTTCCACTACCGGTAGGTCCTGTAATCAATACGAGACCTTTAGCTTCCACAGCAAGCTTCTTTATTACAGAAGGCAAACCAAGACTCTCCATGGTAGGAATGTTCCTATTTACTATTCTTATCGCAAGGCTGTAGCTGCCTCTTTGCTTATAAATATTTATTCTGAACCGACTCAACCCTTGAATGGAGTAAGATAAGTCTATATCCCCTTTATTCTGAAGTTCTATTAATTTTTCATTATCTAAAATATAAGTTATATACGCTTTAGTATCATCCGGTTTTAATACATCATAGTTAAGTCGCTTTAGCTGTCCATCTATTCTAACCACAGGTGGAACACCTACACTTATGTGAAGATCAGATGCATTTAATTGTACAGCTTTTTCTAACAATACTGCAATTTCAGGTATACTCACTTTCATTCATCCTCCGAGTCCAAATTTATTACCCTCATCACCTCTTCAAAGGTTGTTATACCATTTTGTATAAGCTCTAATCCAGACTGCTTTAGCGTTTGCATTCCATTTTTTATGGACATAGCCTTTATTGCTTCAATGCTGCTATCGGAAGATATTAAATTCCTTATATCTTTGGTTATCATCATAACCTCATGTATCCCAGTCCTGCCGATATAACCTGTTTTTCCACATATTGAGCATCCTCTCGCTCTATAAAAAGTTTTCTCATCGTCTGTTTCTGCCCCAAGAATTTTAATTTGAGCTTTATCCGGTTTGTACGGCTTCTTACAATTATTACATACTTTCCTTACTAACCTCTGTGAAATGATCCCTCTAATAGAAGCTGCAATCAAATAGGATTCTATACCCATATCTCTAAGCCTGCTTATAGTGCTTACAGCATCATTTGTATGAAGCGTACTTAAAACAAGATGCCCGGTTATGGATGAACGAATGGATATTTTTGCAGTCTCCAAATCCCTTATTTCTCCTACCATAATTATATCAGGGTCTTGCCTTAAAATTGCCCTCAACCCGTTTGCGAAAGTAAGGCCTGCTTTATTATTCACCTGTACTTGGTTTATACCTTCAATTCTGTATTCTACAGGATCTTCTACAGTAATAATGTTATTGTCTGATTTGTTCAGTTTATTTAGAATGCTGTATAAGGTAGTGCTCTTTCCACTGCCCGTAGGACCAGTAGCTAATATCAACCCGGCGTTTGTGGACATTAAATAATTAAAATGCTTGAGGTTTGCTCGGCTAAAACCTAGCTGTTCAACTGTCTTTAAAAAATTTGTCCTATCCAATATTCTTAATACAGCTTTTTCCCCATGTATAGTAGGCAAAATCGATACCCTTATATCTATCTCCTTATTATCAATATTCATTTCCACTCTTCCGTCTTGGGGAATTCGCCTTTCTGCTATATCCATGTTGCCAATTATCTTTATCCTAGTAATAATTGCAGGATGTATTTGTTTGTTGTGCCTCAAAATCTCCCTCATCATACCATCTATTCTAAAACGAATTCTAACATCTTCTTTAAAAGGCTCAATATGAATATCGCTAGCATTTCGTCTCACAGCTTGTTCAATCAATGCATTTACAATTCTTACTGCAAGTGCACTGTTTATCTCCTGAACCAACTGTTGATCCAAATCATCTTGTATATTTAAAACAACCTCTTTATTCAAATCATCAGCAGCCATCTGGGCAGATTTTTGGCTATAGTACTTCTTTATTGCACTTATTATCTGTCTTTCACTTGCAATAACTGGTATTACATCCATTCCTGTTATAAGCCTAACATCTTCAATAGCGAATATGTCCAAAGGATCACTCATAGCCACTTGTATTTTATTATAAACTTTTCTGATGGGTATCAACGTATTCTTGATCGCAATAGATTGAGGCACCAGTTCGACAACTTCAATTTCTGGCATGATCTTCATAAGATCAACATGGGGAATTCCTAATTGGAATTCTAGTACCTCTATAATCTCCTGCTCTGTGATCATCCCCTCATCTATAAGTATCTTTCCTATCTTTTGGCCTGTTTCTTTTTGCTTATATAATGCCTGTTTGAGCTGAGTTTTTGTTAAAATACCTGCATTTATCAAAATCTCACCTAGCCGCATTCTCTTTTCATCATTCATTTAAATTCACCTTTTTACCATTATAAACTACTTATTTCGTCAAAAAGAAAAAAATTCCTTCATGGAATTAAAAATTTGTCAGTTTTCTCATTTGTTTTAGTATTAAATTTGCAGTATGGTCAGATATTTGAATATCTAACCATATTTCTTCAGATGAAATACCTTGATATATAAGCATTCCTAGACCATTTAGCGCTACACAACCAAAATCTTCGGCCAATTTTAAAAGTTTTGTTTGTGGAGGATTATAAATAATATCATATACAACATTATCCTCAGATAATTGAATCTTTCCTTCTATGGGCAACCTATCTTCATAAGGAATCATTCCTAAGGGGGTAGTATTTATAATTATATCCGAATTTTCAATTCTTTGTATCTCTTTGATACTCCCATATTGTGCAATGTCTTTTATATTATTATTTATTATATTACAGACTTCTGCTGCCTTACTGACCGTCCTATTTAGAACAGTGATATTAGCTGGCTCTTGCAAAGCAATATTCACAGCAATTGCACGCGAAGCTCCCCCCGCACCTAATATACATACCCTTCGGTTTTTAATTTCTTTTCCTTTATCAGCCATCGATCGTATAAAACCTATACCATCCGTATTATATCCTATCAGTTTTTGCCCATCATATTTAACGGTATTGACTGCGCCTATCAGTTTTGCCGACTCATCTATTTCATCCAGATATTTTATTATATCACGTTTATATGGATATGTTACATTGAACCCCCTATAATTTAATGCCTTTATTTTTTCTATTGTACTCCTTAAATCTTGGGAATTTACTTCATGAGCTATATATGTACATTTTAAATTGAGCATTTCAAACAATAAAGAATGAAGTAGTGGTGACAGGCTATGAGAAACAGGTTTACCTACCAAACCTAAAGTATATGCGTCATTTTTCATACCTATCTTTTATCTCCTTTAACACCTTGTTTTCCATCTTTCTCATTATTTTTGTAGTAATAAACTCCTGTTCACTAATAGGTTTAACCAGTATAGTAAACAGCTTCATTCTGTTGCCTCCATATACATCGGTGAAGATCTGGTCACCAATCACTGCAGTATTTTTTCTCTCTCCATCCAATATGGTCAGTGCCTTCTTAAAACACCGTTTCATAGGCTTTGCGGCATTACAAATAACTGGGATGTCCAATTCCTTTTCAAAAACCCGGGATCTTTTTTTGGTATTATTTGATATAAAACAAATATCAAATCCTTGCTC
The Clostridia bacterium DNA segment above includes these coding regions:
- a CDS encoding prepilin peptidase; this encodes MWTHNVVIFLFGLVIGSFLNVCIARIPKKASIAYPPSHCTDCDTRLKVSDLVPVFSYIRLKGKCRYCGSKISLVYPLVEITTGILFTLIYIKTGLSAKLIPGLIFVCILIIASFIDIEHFIVPDILPIVLSVSAFIMNFAGINIDVLYGIYGGALGGGVVLAIAYLSLMIFKKEGMGGGDLKIMTSIGLFLGLKLTAIALLLSVYSGAIAGIFILLGKGKQKRYMPFVPFISIGSIISYLYGDRIISWYIGTFLV
- a CDS encoding type II secretion system protein, which produces MKAKKFNKLLKDDKGFTLIELVVVLAILAILVMIAIPVFGNTTENARVKVDDANLRTAQSALQLYIAESGDDDLSEVSTVEDLKVEVTYDGKEYGPYLPDDFETEPQSKEYKEKGYTMIVSGTDVEWGTPSS
- a CDS encoding type II secretion system F family protein; translated protein: MERYYYKAKDMSGKTIEGLYESSSERVLISMLNEKGFFPTEIKKSKTRNSLKETRLFNKITTKDLSMFCRQFSVLLSSGIPLVTCLDILRKQESNPKMLIALNCIFEEVQKGKYLSQAMKMAKDVFPKMLISMVEAGETSGTLDETFKRMEMYYGREFKMKKKIQNAMVYPVLVLIVAIIVVIFLLVTVVPMFVSIFEGFGQELPGPTKAILAISNFLKRYWVLIVLGISALASIIHYRKKRPQSKARFDGLKLKLPVYGPTLQKIITYRFAMALGGLLKSGIPLIQSLDMVENIVDNEVYKDRFQQSKSHIQQGLKLSEPLDSFNIFPPMVIQMIRVGEESGTLDEMLLKIASFYENETEVALTRLTTLIEPVVIIILAVVVGFIVLSIALPMFNMYNFIS
- a CDS encoding type IV pilus twitching motility protein PilT, encoding MSIPEIAVLLEKAVQLNASDLHISVGVPPVVRIDGQLKRLNYDVLKPDDTKAYITYILDNEKLIELQNKGDIDLSYSIQGLSRFRINIYKQRGSYSLAIRIVNRNIPTMESLGLPSVIKKLAVEAKGLVLITGPTGSGKTTTLASMIDYINNNQSKHIITLEDPIEYLHRNNKSIVNQREIHNDALNFNRGLRAALRQDPDVILVGEMRDLETISTALTAAETGHLVLSTLHTIGAVKTIDRIIDVFPPSSQQQIRVQLSMVLKGVVSQQLIPLRDGKGRILAPETMVVTPAIRNMIRESKVHQIANSIQTGGKYGMKTMDSQLAELYLKGMISKEDAINHSSELDVLLRLIGE
- a CDS encoding GspE/PulE family protein, with product MNDEKRMRLGEILINAGILTKTQLKQALYKQKETGQKIGKILIDEGMITEQEIIEVLEFQLGIPHVDLMKIMPEIEVVELVPQSIAIKNTLIPIRKVYNKIQVAMSDPLDIFAIEDVRLITGMDVIPVIASERQIISAIKKYYSQKSAQMAADDLNKEVVLNIQDDLDQQLVQEINSALAVRIVNALIEQAVRRNASDIHIEPFKEDVRIRFRIDGMMREILRHNKQIHPAIITRIKIIGNMDIAERRIPQDGRVEMNIDNKEIDIRVSILPTIHGEKAVLRILDRTNFLKTVEQLGFSRANLKHFNYLMSTNAGLILATGPTGSGKSTTLYSILNKLNKSDNNIITVEDPVEYRIEGINQVQVNNKAGLTFANGLRAILRQDPDIIMVGEIRDLETAKISIRSSITGHLVLSTLHTNDAVSTISRLRDMGIESYLIAASIRGIISQRLVRKVCNNCKKPYKPDKAQIKILGAETDDEKTFYRARGCSICGKTGYIGRTGIHEVMMITKDIRNLISSDSSIEAIKAMSIKNGMQTLKQSGLELIQNGITTFEEVMRVINLDSEDE
- the aroE gene encoding shikimate dehydrogenase, producing MKNDAYTLGLVGKPVSHSLSPLLHSLLFEMLNLKCTYIAHEVNSQDLRSTIEKIKALNYRGFNVTYPYKRDIIKYLDEIDESAKLIGAVNTVKYDGQKLIGYNTDGIGFIRSMADKGKEIKNRRVCILGAGGASRAIAVNIALQEPANITVLNRTVSKAAEVCNIINNNIKDIAQYGSIKEIQRIENSDIIINTTPLGMIPYEDRLPIEGKIQLSEDNVVYDIIYNPPQTKLLKLAEDFGCVALNGLGMLIYQGISSEEIWLDIQISDHTANLILKQMRKLTNF
- a CDS encoding YqeG family HAD IIIA-type phosphatase, whose translation is MKKRLKPDLFIDSIYELDLEMLKDKGISNLIIDIDNTVVSWNQTYLDQEIKDYINHIKEQGFDICFISNNTKKRSRVFEKELDIPVICNAAKPMKRCFKKALTILDGERKNTAVIGDQIFTDVYGGNRMKLFTILVKPISEQEFITTKIMRKMENKVLKEIKDRYEK